Genomic DNA from Garra rufa chromosome 22, GarRuf1.0, whole genome shotgun sequence:
AGACAataccacaaaataaaaataaaaatcttaccgacCTTAAAGTTTTGAATTGTACTGTAAGTACAAACACTTAATCAGCTGTTGTCATTGACGAAAGAGTGCAATATTACTTTTGCACTTGAAAATGTGAAGACACCGTTGTGAAACATTTCTCAGGACGTCAGCATGTTCCGTTTATACATAGATATATGTGGTTTCATTCCGTTTAAAGGCAGCACAAATTTTAGAAAGTAACAGTATTTATAACAAATCTTTCCAAATGGTTTTATTAGGATAAATAGTTTATGAATAGTTTTATTCCTACTCTGCTAAGTTATGTTGTACATGTGGATGTATAAATTCAGATTATTTATGGGTATTTACGGTCCTAATGTGAATCTGCATCAATTGTGTGACATCCTTTAGGGCATTATTTAAGGTTGCTTCTGTACATACAAAGAAATTTATGCAGGCATGAGAGAAAACactggaaaaaaagaaaagataatatagttttaaattattaaagtAGAGAAATAACAGGGTAAAGAGCTATTATTTGAGTGTGTCATATGTGCATGGTTTGTGTCCTCTCAATAAATATGAAATCTGCTCCGAAACttgcatttttaatgaaatacttaccctgttaaagggatagtttactcaccctcatgtctacACAAATgaagttgttttttgtttatttgtccatacaatgaaagtcaaggGGCCTAGTGttcttttggaccccattgactttcactaTACGAGCAAAGCATCTATGCATGACATGTTTGGGTGAGCTACATTAATGACCAGCAGACTTAGTCCCTTCATAATCCAAAAATAGTACTTTAGCAATGATTGTGGGCAACATGAAAACGCATATTCTGTACATAAATGAGCCTGTTTATGGACCAGCTTTAGCTTGTAAACTCAGGGTTATTCAAACAAACCCTTTTGTTAGTCTTCAGAGCTGGTAGTCATCACGTATTTACACAGCGCTCGCTGAGTCTCTGGCAGTGTGTGTTAGCTGCCCTGGCTGAAGCTGTGTATGTGGCTCAGGTAGTTGGACAGATCCTCCTCTCCCTCCGCCTGTAGATGCTCTTGATAGCACTGCAGGATCCGGGAGGCATTGCTCTCCATGTGACTCTCGTCGTGAGGCAGGCAGGCGTTTGACATGCCCAGGATGATTGTGGTTAAGGCCTTTATGTAGTTCTTTGCCAGGGTGAGAGTCTCAATCTTGGAAAGTTTCTTGTCTGTTTTAACATGAGGAATGGCCTCCCGTAGGGCCTGAAAGGCATTGTTGAGTTTGTGCAtcctttgtctctctctctcattacTCTCCAGCCTGCGGACGTTGCGTTCCTTAGCGCTGCTGTGCTGCCGCCTGCGTCGCGTACCCACGCGGGAACCGCCGTGCCTTTCGCTCCTCAAAGTTCTCCATGTCCCTCCCAGCCTCACGGACGCCTCTGAACCCTCCTGCTCGCTGGAACCTGGCTCTGTTTCCAGCGTAAAGTCTGGGTCATCCTGCTCTGCCCAAGACTGTCTGCCCCGCTTTGACCCCTTTCCTTTGGACTTCATACTTGACTCACCCACACCCTGGTGTAGGCCCTAGGATATTATCATTCACATTTGAATGGAGGAAGTTACCATGCAATAACACTATTTCACTTTAATACTGAAAATGATATGTTCTATGAGGATTGAGTGCATCTCAGCTGCTCTCTGAATACTTGGTAAGCTTTAGTTTGTTTTAACATCCTGGTTAGATTACAAGACAGACATTATCTTTTAGATATTATGTATATCCTTCATTTGTAAGTTACACTATGGTAGCATCTCATTTTTAACTGTTATCTGTCCAAAAGTGTAAAACTTTGACTTT
This window encodes:
- the bhlha15 gene encoding class A basic helix-loop-helix protein 15 — its product is MKSKGKGSKRGRQSWAEQDDPDFTLETEPGSSEQEGSEASVRLGGTWRTLRSERHGGSRVGTRRRRQHSSAKERNVRRLESNERERQRMHKLNNAFQALREAIPHVKTDKKLSKIETLTLAKNYIKALTTIILGMSNACLPHDESHMESNASRILQCYQEHLQAEGEEDLSNYLSHIHSFSQGS